The Pyrus communis chromosome 12, drPyrComm1.1, whole genome shotgun sequence genomic sequence gtactcattcttaaatataccaatttgttatatgtaaaatgtacccttatatatatatatataatctattcaattttttttcgaatctatttttcttttttctttgatttgagaatatatccatgttaagtttaatcaaagaaatttactaattttattaagcctaatatctttttttttttttttttttttttgtgattttgaagaatgtacccatgttttgatacaataattttgttattaattttgatgaatgtaccaatgtttttatatatatatatatagacacacacacacaatagtatatttatattttaatatttttaatcccacaaattatggttttttatttaaaatctctaatataaacaactataaattttaatttttaatttaaaaatatagtaacgtacatataaataaattatcacattaatttcaggaacttagataaaaaattaaaaatcaacaaggttttagtcaaagaatattcataattagggaccgcatccaaagtttctctatttatatatttgagTGGTGCACCCATAATCGGGCTGTAGTATTTGTGTTATGTTTGAGTATGTACCTATATACGTGCATATTACATCGGAGAAATCTGTAGTATGGGGTTGAGAGCCTTTCGACAGAGAGATTGGGGAGAGAAGAAGAGTGTTGGAGAAAAGCCCCCTGCCGAGCAGAAGATCCAAGCGGCCGCCAGACTCGAGGATCCGAGGCTCGAGATGTTGACTGACGCCCAAAGACAACACTACAAGTCCGGAGCACCTCTATTAAAATTGACCATGAAAAcacaaatttaaacaaattgcCGACTTAATCAGGACTGATGACCCCTCGGATTCCTAGATCCAGCCTGTAGTATAGCCGAGATAATGAGAACCGAGTACCAAAAGCAACACTCATAACTTGGTAGTTTCAGCTGTCGACCCAACATTTGCTCGGCGCATATCAACTACGGTCCTCCCCGATCACAACCTAAAATGTTCACCTAGCTTGAGCTCGAAAAATGATCGAGGCGACCTCATCATGGATGGCCTCGTTTTGGTTGACCGTATGAGGCTAAAATGATTGAGCATGGTAGTATGAATAGCCAAGTTTAGTGTATTTGTAAATGGCTTGGTCCGCTTCAATTTCATGTAATTGGTTAATAGACTTTGTTCTTAGCTAGGAGGCGTATCTGACTTATTCtgctattcattttttttaattaagtcaAATCTCTAAAATATTTTCcattatatttttcaatattaatGTAGCCGGCCACTAACCATCTCAGTTAGACCAAAGACGCCATCATTGAGAGTTGGAGCTCTGATCCTCCAATTTTCCCCAAAAATAATGGGTCGGGTCACGCCACTACTCTCCTTGTTCATTCATCTCGGCTCAAGTCTCCAAACGATAAGAGTTTCTCCTAGCTTAGAACAAGTTTTCTCTCTTTTAGTTCAAGTAGAATAGCAGAATAAGTCTTgttcaaaaaaagaaatttgatatAGGTTTTTTGTCTTATGGACAAATGatttttttgatttatttcatagtATTGCTCATCTGTAGTTTTATAAATACCTTCTTATGGAGAAGAATAATGTATTGAAGTTGTATTTGAGAACTGTGAGATTGtagaaaattataaatttacTCTAAGCCCCTTATTTTCAACTTGGTAtcaaattagaatttgattCTTGGTTGAACTTTGTTGTGAGCGCTTTCTTGTGCTGGAAGCTAATTTTCTTCGTGCACCCACATGTCATGAACTTGAGGGTGAAGATTGTCTACAATTGTTAGAAGAAGATAAATTTCCACTAccataaagaagaaaaaggttgTACTTTCGCTGCTTTGGAGAAGAGATTCggaaaaaactaaataaataaatttcatgGTAGGATCGGTTTcctatcatgtttttttttttcttgtgaaaacagtttgttttttagtttgaggaaggataaaaaaaaagaaggataaaaaaatttaaaaagaaaaaaaaaaacacatttggTGAGACGTTAGTTTCAATTGGGCTTTCGAAAAGATTAGCAATTGTTCTAACTGGACTTCTGAAAAGAAGCGTTAGTTTTAGTTGGGCTTTCGAAAAGATTAGCGTTTGTTCTAACTGGACTTTCGAGAAGAAGCGTAGTTCCAATATATCAAGAGATTTATTGATcgggttttcaaaaaaaaaaacgttagtTCCAATTGGGCTTTCAAAAAAGATAAGCGTCAGTTCTAGTTGGACTTTTGAAAATAGGAGTTAGTTCTGAGGATCATGATTTGTCAGTCGGGTTTTTGAAAAGAGGCGTTTGTTCTAGTTGGGCTTTTGAATTTGGAGCAAGTTTGAGTTGGGCATTCGAAAAGAGACATTAGCTCTGACGGATTGTGATCTGCTGAGCTTTCGGAAAGATTGACATTAGTTTCAACATATCAGTGTAGATTTTCGATACGTGTGGCTCACTTAACGCGTGGTCCCATGTGAGGGGAGGTGTTGAATTAACAAAGTTTCAAATTAGATCTTATTTTCTTCTTGGCAAACTCACGATTTCACATTATGAGTTTGAGGGGGTGTTGGAAAATATTTTAGAGATTTGATTTAATTGGGAATTTGATATGATTTGACTTGATATAGGTTTCCTTGTCTTGTGgacaaatgattttttatttatttcttagtATTGCTCCTTTATAGTCTTATAAATATCTCCTTATGGAGAAGAATAAAGTATTGAAGTTGTATTTGAAAATTGTAAAATTGAAGAGAATTGTAAATTTATcctaaaccttttattttcaactAGTAATTGTGCTGCATCTTTCATCGTCCTTCTCCTTATTTTCTGATCACACCCAAATGAATGGCTCAGACGACATATTAATAAGGTGGTGGCAGTGGATATTGGTAGTATGCTGACCCAAAGAGAAATTTAGGTGCCCTGATCAATTTTGGGGCGAGGTGGTTTGGAGGAACACATTGCTTGTTTGAAGTGGATTGGAGAAGCAGACTGTTTGTTGTTTTGGACGAGTCGAGCAGATCATTTTGTTTGAGGTGTCGAATGATTTTATCATGATCTCGGTGTTACAAGAAATTTAAACTCTCTTTTGAATTTGATGGTTGGTAGGAATAGCAGATGTGGTCTAACAGAGCATAAATTTTCTAGGCCGAGCCGATTTTGTTTTCGATAAGACTTGTGGCTGCTGCATTTAGGGCTCGGCTCGGTTCTTCTTGTGCAGTTTCGATAAGAGATTTAGAGATAAGTAACACACATCacttttttgtttaatattatGCTTAAAACATCCGTCGGAGGGAGACTAGCTACATAGGAAGATAGATAAATTATTACATAAGCAAAATCAAACAATGATcttcttatttatttactatTAGATTTCATATAATTTGTGTAGCCGTTTTGATTAATGGTTGTTGTACCAAAATTGTTTCTGAAGATAATTAACCATATTATCGTCCACCTGGAATGCCTTGGCCAAAACATCAGGGTTGATGGGAGGGTTGGATCCGAAGACCGCATTCGCGATGGTGATCACtctgttggaaattcaactcaaaacaagttggtgctagctattgttgaaaatcaatgtcaaagttaggcaatgttaggtatggttgaataaaaattattaggtgcaattaatgtgttttgtgtggtaataaataatcttagtttaatcatttggtttgctataaatacccaagttctcaagcattgtatatcatcccatccaaatcccacttccaattgtgaagaagcttgtaagctttcttattccaatagtttgtaaaccttttcatatatcaaagtccaagtgtttttccaaagcttgttgcttccctcctttctctatttctttctttgtccaattttatttgagagtgcaaagtgaaagaggtgtgatagagtttgtaaacttatcacccacatattttggtattgagttagtaaactgtcaaataccaacaattggtatcagagccagaataccattctggcaggtgcagcagttatggcgtccaacttagtgcaactccaagttcccacattgaagaaagaaaattatgaaagatggtgcatccaattcaaagcattgtttggatcacaggagctatgggaagttgtcagtagtgggtatgttgtacccactgccgagcaagaagccgtatatactgcggatcaaaggaacactctcaaggacttacgaaagaaggaccaaaaggcgctgtatcttctataccagggtttggaagattcaacgttcgagaaggttgcagaagcaacaacgagcaagcaagtatgggatacactcagtacaatctacaaaggagtagatcgagtcaagaaagtgaggttacaatcacttcgagcagattttgaaactgctcatatgaatgaaggggagagcatctccgactatcactcaaggctcattgtgatagtaaatcagatgaggagaaatggcgagagactcgatgaagtacgagttgtgaagaagatactccggtcactcacatctaagtttgagcatgtggtgactgccattgaggaatccaaggatttggaggtgatgagcacagaagagctactaggatccctcctagttcacgagcaacgcattcagaagaatgcaagccccacaacgctagagcaagctttggagtcaaagttgaatattgacaaaccaaataaaggtcgtgggcagtggaactcacgtcgtgggagctcatccaaccgtagccgaggacgagcccgaggaagaggtcgaggctatgcacaaaatcaaggtcagtctcaggagtggagatctactcgaggaaaggcgcatatccagtgtcacaactgtaagcaatatggacattatgccaatgaatgttcacataaaaatggtgagcatgtcaacatggcagaatcaagtggaaatactgatgaagaacttacagtcttactagcacaccatgattccagtagccaacaagatgtttggtatttggactctggtgcaagtaatcacatgtgtggaaagaaggagttttttgccgaactcaaagaaggggcctatggatctgtaagtcttggtgactcctcaaagtttccagttgaaggcaaagggaagatcaagatcatccagaaggatggaagagaagaatacatctccgatacctactacataccaggtatgaagagcaacattctgagcattggtcaactgctccagaaagggtacattatacatatggagaacatgcttctcactctcaggaatgcaaggagaaagcttattgcacgtgttcgaatgtcaaagaaccggatgtttccgttgaatttgaacacaaagattggaagctgcaacatcggtgtaatggaagatgagtcatggaaatggcatcttcgatttggccatcttaatttcaatggcctaaagttgctgtcaagtggaggaatggttcgtggtctaccccagattgaagccacacgccaagtatgtgaaggttgtgtgcttggcaagcaagcacgactatcgttccctgttggtgatacatggagagcaaaggcaccactgcagttggtgcacacagatatatgtggtccattggatcccatgtcttatggaggtaataggtattttattaccttcattgatgatttcagtagaaagacttgggtctattttctcaaggagaagtcagctgccctaaaaattttcaaggagttcaaggcactcacagaggcagaaagtaaccacaagcttgtggctgtgagatcagatagaggtggagagtacacctacAATGCTTTctaagcatactgcaaggagcaaggaattaggcatcaacttactgctgcctataccccacagcaaaatgggatagccgaaagaaagaatcgaaccatccttgacatgacaaggtccatgcttaaggagaagaatttgccaaaagagttatgggcagaagctgtagcttgttcgatttatttgttgaatcgatgtccaacaaagagtgtcaagaggatgacaccacaagaggcttggagtggatacaagccgaatgttacacacctaagaatttttgggtgtgttgcatatgctcaagttccagaagccaagaggaggaaacttgatgatagaggtgagaagtgtgtgtttgtgggctatagtgaagagtccaaggcatacaagctctacaacccactaactggcaaactagtggttagtagagatgtcatcttcagtgaggaagagacatggacgtggaacaacaaagaagtcagtaaagagaagatcgtctccactgattttgaagaaccagaagttgtaccaccgattgagcaacagcctgctcaaacaatcacaacaactccagtgcacagaattgcaagaagtggtcctacatctagtgaggaaagcagctcctcaactccagtgaggttaaggagtctcacagagatttatggacaagaagaagaagaagaaaccaaccttttctgcttgtatgcagaccacgagcctttctcattcaatgaagctgtggaagaagattgttggaagaaagccatggaagaagagatccatgccatcgagaagaatgacacttgggagctgacaaagctcccaccaaatcagaaggctattggtgtcaagtgggtttacaagatcaaacgcactgcagatgggagtgtggatcgatacaaatcaaggcttgtagcaaagggctacaaacagaagtatggagtggactatgatgaagtctatgctccagttgcgagacttgacacggtaagattgctaatctctcttgccgcacatcataaatggaaaatttatcaactagatgtcaagtcagccttccttaatggagtacttgaggaagaaatgtacgtggaacaaccggaaggcttccaagtacaaggagaagaagataaggtgtatcgtttgaagaaggctttgtacggcctcaagcaagcaccacgagcttgtaactcaaggatcgacaactaccttcaccaaaatggatttcagaaatgtccatacgagcattcagtttacatgaagaatggtgaaaaaggggagttcttaattatttgtctctatgtagatgatttattgtttacaggaaacaatgaggcaatgttccatgagttcaagcaatccatgttcagtgaattcgagatgactgacaatggattaatgtcatactttcttggcatagaagtgaagcaagaaagtgatggtatctacatctctcaacaaaggtacatgagagacatattgaagaagttcaatatggacaagtgcaacactgtcaataccccagtcgcaactggattgaagttgtccaaaggaggagagggtgagtttgtaaactcaacagtgtacaaaagcctcgttggaagcctaaggtaccttacaatcacaagacctgatatagtttatggtgttggactcgtgagtcgatacatggaaacaccaagggagtctcattggctggccgccaagagaattttgaggtacataagaggtactctaaactatggtctattttataattttggtgaagatgcaaaattatttggttattcagatagtgattggggaggtgaccaagatgaaaggaaaagcacaactggctatgtgttttttctaggatcaacagctttctcatggacttcaaagaagcaatcaattgttgctttgtcatcatgtgaagccgagtatgttgctgtagcctcaaccgtgtgtgaggcaatttggttaagaaatctgttgaagtcagtgtgtcatccacaagtggaatcgactgtgattcacgtagataacgtgtctgcaatcaaacttgcaaagaatcctgttcaacatggaaggagcaagcacattgataccaggttccattttctaagggaccatgtgaagcaaaagacaattgaacttgtctactgtcacaccaaggaacaagtggcagacatcttcacaaagccattgccaattgaaacattccggctactgcgtgaaatgctaggaatgaaggcgttttgatttgaggaggtgtgttggaaattcaactcaaaacaagttggtgctagctattgttgaaaatcaatgtcaaagttaggcatggaaagttaggcaatgttaggtatggttgaataaaaattattaggtgcaattaatgtgttttgtgtggtaataaataatcttagtttaatcatttggtttgctataaatacccaagttctcaagcattgtatatcatcccatccaaatcccacttccaattgtgaagaagcttgtaagctttcttattccaatagtttgtaaaccttttcatatatcaaagtccaagtgttttgccaaagcttgttgcttccctcctttctctatttctttctttgtccaattttatttgagagtgcaaagtgaaagaggtgtgatagagtttgtaaacttatcacccacatattttggtattgagttagtaaactgtcaaataccaacacaCTCCCGGGTTCTGGCTGCTGAGACCCGCGATGGCCAAAGCGTTGGTTTTTCCGACATTGAGTTGGAAGTGGATGAGACCGACTGGGAACACAAACACATCTCCCTTGTACAACACTTTGGTGAACAGTCGATTGCCGTCGCCATTGGATGTGACGAATCCGACGTAGAGTGAGCCTTCCAAGACTGTGAGTATCTCCGTGGCACGAGGGCGAGTGTGAGGAGGATTGAGGCCATTTGGTACAAAGTCTAAGCGAGCAAAGGATATGCCGAGAGTGTTGAGTCCGGGTATATCGTCTACGTTCGCAAACGTAACAATTGAACCAACCGGATTCGATGTGTTTTGGGGGTACCGGAGCTTGTCAGAGAAAAAATCATCTGCTGATGCAAGTTTTGGGTCCTTGCAGAACTTCCCGTTCACAAATACTCCTAGCAATGAAACACAAACAAATTAATCTTTTTATGTACGTACTGTTGGCAGTCCCACGTCAGTGAGAGAAATCAACAAGAGTGGTTTTAAATATGAGTACTCTACTTTAATTAATAtcgaggttttttttttgtaaaacctcacacctgacggattagATAAATGGTAAAGTTAGGGACTGTGTCGTTAGACTGGGCCTCTTGTGCCGGTCgatctaaaaaaaatttcaacatggtatcagagcccacgGTTACAAACCCCTAAGGCTTGCCATAAGGAAGTGTGGACTTGAAAACAAGTTTGGACTCTTGGATTCATAAAGCCGACCTCTGAGTTCTTAAGAGGCACTTCCtgaaaagattgaaaacaaGTCTAGACTGTCGATGTATGGATCTCCATGTGTGAACCACTAAATAGGGTTACACGTGAGGGGACGGGGGCGTGTTGGCAGTCCCACATTGGTGGGGAAAGTCAACAAGGGTggttttaaatataattattctactctaactaatatgagattttttatggtaaaacctcacacctCCGAACCCGttgatctaaaaaaaaaaaaaattcaacatgttGCACTTGCATGGATGATGAATTTTAGttgatggaaaaaaaattttaatttatacaaCAGAAGAACAATTTTAATTAATGATATTGTATTTACATAACTAAAACGTATAATTATACGTACCAGCAAAATGAGTGTTATTAATTGCTACGCAT encodes the following:
- the LOC137709863 gene encoding germin-like protein subfamily 1 member 17 → MKGVHFPVIAVALLASISIRHPLASASDPSPLQDLCVAINNTHFAVFVNGKFCKDPKLASADDFFSDKLRYPQNTSNPVGSIVTFANVDDIPGLNTLGISFARLDFVPNGLNPPHTRPRATEILTVLEGSLYVGFVTSNGDGNRLFTKVLYKGDVFVFPVGLIHFQLNVGKTNALAIAGLSSQNPGVVITIANAVFGSNPPINPDVLAKAFQVDDNMVNYLQKQFWYNNH